In Armatimonadota bacterium, the genomic stretch AGCGTGGCCGCGCATTGACCGTTCACCCAGACCTCAAGCTGTCCGCCTTCTCGCGCAACTCCCGCCAGGTGCGTCCAGCCGCTTCCGACTGGCTCCGGGGCGGTGACAGTGTATGCTATGTCAGCAACCCGGGTAACGAAACACGGCTTCCCGTCACGCAAGTAGAGGGCATATCCCCAGTTGAGCCCGCCGCGCGCGAAGACCGCACCGTCGGGGCCCTCGGCCTTCACCCAGGCCTCGACTGTGAGAGGCTTATTGGCCGGAGACAGGCTCGGCGAGTTCGCTACCGACACCTGCGAGTGAGAGTGCTTCGATGCAGCTTGCAGCAAGTAGCCTTCTTTTCCGGGGGTGAAATACACCTCGGGGTCCAGCATCTTCAGGGAGTCAAACATGCGCACCAGGTACAGCGTGTTCTGGTCGTGCACCATGATGCGGCCCCAGACCCCGGGCCCGAAGGACCAGAACGCCCGCTTGAAGTACGTGTCGTCCAGCATTCCACTGTGGGTGCGGATACGTTGCACGCCTCCGGTGGTGGGCTGCAGGTCCGGGCCGAAGGTCATGCCCCGCATGTACACCCGCACACCGTCGCCCTGCATGATGTCGGTGAGCGCGCCCTGCGCCGGGTTCAGATTGTCCTTGAACTCTTCGAAGGGCGTCTCAGGGCCGTCAAGGCGCCGCTCATGCACGGGCTGCCCGGTTCGAATGTCAACAGCCAGCACCCGGATGCCCCCATCAAGATGAGACGACCGGCCAGCGGCGACATACGCCAGTTCCCGTCCCTCCGGGTCCTGCTGTACCAGTACGCTCCCGTGCAGAGGCCATACCGATTCCAGTTGGCCGAAGACTCCGATGCGCCGATCCTCAGGGGCAAGTCGCAGCTTCCAGGCGAGCGCCCCGTCATCGGCGCGCAGGCAATACAGGTAACCGTCCGCGGACCCGAACAGGAGCAGGCCGTCGTGCCATGTCGGCGGCGAGTCAATGCGCGCGCCGGCCGCGAAAACCCACGCGCGCGAGCCATCGCGGGCATTCAGGGCGACCACATGGTGCTGATCTACCTGGGCGACGAATACCTTATCCGCAGCCACGACTGGCGCAGTGAGCTTCCCCCCAATCTCCGCCGTCCAGGCATCCACCAGGTCAGGCGGAACCTTCGCCTCGGTGGTCCCGGAGCGCATATTGTCGCCCCGGAAAGTAGGCCAGTCAGTCTCGTGGGCGGGTTGTTGCGCCGTCTGTGCCCAGTCATACGCCGGGCCGCGCTCGAGCCAGGGGCCCGGTTGTCCTGCGGGGGGGCGCAACGCCTGGGGTATCTCGGGAGCCAGGGCGTTGAAGCCGTTGAGCTTCTCTTCGATGTAACAGACACAAGGGTGCGGTGGGGCATAGTAGATGCCATTCGCCGGCATCATACCCAGGTGACAGGTCCCGCGCACCCAGTTGTTCACCGAGTGCCGGCCATTCTCCAGGTCCAGGAACTCCGAGCCGCGCCGGCTGGTGATGACGTACCGCGTCGTGGCTTTGTTGCGGTAGCAGCGGTGGTGATGCGGGGCCGAATACACGTTACCAGTGGCCACCTGCTTTTCGATCTTTCCCGTCCGGAGGTTATAGCCGTTCAGCATGAGCGGCCAATTATTGCGGGCGGTCTTGCCCTGGCTGAGGAAGGATACCTGCCCGAAATCAGTCCCCCACGTCCAGACCAGGCCGTCGATAACGAATACATCCTCCCACTGGAACCAGAGCCAGCCGATGTCGCGCTTCGGCGTTGACCAAAGTCGCTCCCCCGTATCCGCCGAGAGCGCGATCAACTGGTCCCGTCGTCCGTGGAGCACTACTTCGTCCTTGATAATTACCGTCCCCACGGTCGTTGCAGTGCTCTTGTCTTCCACCTGCGCTCGCCAGAGTTCCGTCCCGGTCGCGAAGTCCAGGCAGACCAGCTCTCGCCCGTCAATCAGACAGATGCGCCTGCCGTCCGTAGCCGGGTTGAGGGCCGGGTCAACAGGGGTCTCGGGCTCCTGGCGCCACGTGGGGAAGTATTCCATGCTCGAGCCACGGTAAGTCACCGCCGACTGCCACAAATGCTTGCCCGATTTCGCCTCAATCGCCACCAGTCTCAGCCGCCCGTCCTCGAACACCGACAGCAGCAGCACGCCGTCCTGATAGAGAATCTCCCGTGTGTCTTCAGTACCCGGGTATGTCTGAATGACTTGGCCCGTAACCGCATCCAGCTGGCTCACCGCCGCGTGGTAGCCGAGGGTCACATAGACACAGTCGTCCGCTGCCACAAGGCGCCAGGGCAGGTTCACCGGGAGATTATCCGGGCGGTCGGTGAACCAGGAGTCCTTCCACTCGCGCCACCCCCAGCCCTCGATTCGCACTCGCCATAGAAACATGCCGTTGAAGGCATCCAACGCCACTAGCGACCACTTGTCAGGCAGGTCGTGCTGGCCGGTGAGGCTGATCGGCGCCTCGTCCACGATGTAGAACAGGCGGCCTTTGGCCGTGACGACGGAACTCACGCTGGAGTCAGTGTCATGTGACCGAAGCCACAGGGGCCCGTTGAGCCACTGGTAGTGTTTCGGAGGGCCCACGACCGTATCTTCCGCGACCGGGTTGCCGTCTGCTCCGTGCAGGAAATGGGTCCACTCGTCGATCTCGGCGGGCCAGGGCTTCACCAGCTTCCGCCAGGTAGGGCCCTCGCGGATATATGCGACCCCATTGGGGGCCAGCACGCGCAGCATCTCGGCGTCCTCAGGGGGCTGAGTGGCTTCCACCACGATCAGGTTCACCAGATTCTCGGCGTAAGGCAGTCTGCCGCCCGACCATTCATCCACCGACACAGGCCCGTATAACCCGAGGTCTCGGATGTGCTCACGCGCGGCCCGGACCTTGGCAGCATCACGCTCGAGCCCCTGAACGATGTAGCTCTCCTTAGCTCTGAGGGCTGCGGTCAGCTCGCCGGTGCCACAGCCTACATGCACGATGACCCCGCCACGAATACCGGTCTCATTGAGGATTCGGACCGCCAGTTCTTCCGGCTGCGCAGCAGCGGTGCAGGCAAGCAGGAGGAGGTTCAGGCTCCAGGCCTTTCGCAAATCACACGCTAGCCGGGCCATGCGGTGCTCCTTCCGGGACGTCCCGCCTCGCCCCTATCTGTATTTGAGGTGGATTTCCAGCTTCTCCAGCGCGATATTCTGTGCGCAATAGGGTATCCGATGAATGATGTACACGTCGGCCCGATTCTGCCCCAGGTTGCAGGCGCCCGGCGGGATCCGGAAATCCACTCGCAGCAGTTTCTGGTCCGGGTCCACCGGATAGCGCCCGGTGCCGCCCGATGCAGGCTGGGGAGCGGGGGAGAAGATCTGCGGGTCCTTCCAGTCGTGGTCCACCGTCACCGTCTCCAGTTCCACCCCATTGAATCTTGCGCCAAACTGGTCGCCCTCGCGTGCGCCGAAGATTATCGTGCGCAGGATTAGCTCCTCGACTGAATCCGCAACGTCGCGCACCGGGTCGCAGATATGCACATCCAGCGGGGCGGCGGCCCCGTCGTTCCTCAGCTGCAGGGGCAGCGGCGAGAAGGCATTGCGGTTGAAGTACCCCTCGGCCCAGGGATACCCGCCGCGCCGCTCCACCGCGAACACCTTGTCCTCGCTTGCGAGGGTATGCGGGCTGCCGACCTCGCAATACGCCTGTCCCTGGGCGTGGTGTTGGCCCTCGTTGAACTCAGCGCGTCCCCAGCGGTTGGCGATGTACTCGTGGCACATTTCCGGAGACGCATTGGCCCAGTTGAAGGTGGCTACACTGTGGGCGCCGCGGGCCCACCAGTTCCCGAACACGCCGCGCAGGAACTCGATGCTCTGAAAACGGTATCCGTCGGTGGCGTGGTGGTCGTCAAAACACGGCTGCAGCTTCACATTGCAGCCCGCTGTGGCTCGTGAGAAGCCCTCGATGTCCACGTTCATCGACCGAGAACCCAGGGTGAGAATATCCACCAGTCCCTCCTGCGCCCAGGTCTCGACGTCAAACCCGTCCGCGCGGCAGCCGTCCAGCGTCTCCGGGATGCGCGTGGCCAGCAGGTATGGCCTGCCACGCTGGAGCGCGGCGTCCTGCAGCATCTGACGCACCATGCGGACGAACTCGGTCACCTCGCCGCGCAGCTCCCACTGGCGCCCAGGCGGCAGGCAGGGGATATGCCGCGCAAAGTCGAGCTGGAAGCCGTCAAAGTCGTACTTCCCCGCAAGCTCGCGCAGGATGGCCAACTGGTACTCGCGCAACTCGGGGCACGCGTAGTTCCACAGGCCCTGCCACCACCAGGTCTTGATGACCCAGTCGGGGTGCTCTCGCTTCACCGGGTTCACTTGATCCATCATCAGGCCCATGCCGGGCTCGAGTTCTTCGGTGGGTGCGAGATCGACTTCGCTCACCCGGTGGTTCCAGAAAGCCTCCAGACCGCGCGAGTGAGTAGCCCTCAGCAACTCTGCGACCCAGTCGATTCCTTGGTCCCACCAGAGCCTGATTCCAGGGTGCTCCATCCGCGGGAGCACTTCGCTGGGGTACATCGCCCAGCTTCCGGCGCCGATGTCCCAGCAGAGGGTGTCCACCTGCGAACCGGGCTGGTCGAAGTAAGCGAAGCGGAACTCCAGCCACTCTTCGAAGGGGGCTCCCAGTTGCCCGTGGGCGTCATACTGGACGAAGATACGCCGTCGGCGATTGACGGCATCGGAATGAGCGGCTGACAGGTTCACCGGTACCGCCTCCCCGGGGATGGGTGATGGCGTGCGAATCCACCACTCAATGGTGGATCTTCCACCACTGAGTGGTTGATTTGCACAGATCGGCTCTCACTACAGCCCCAACCGGCGGCGGACTGCCTCCGACTCAAGCTCGCGAATGGCGTCCCGCGCGATCCAGCGGGCACTGCGCGTGCCTTGGTCCAGGATGCGCCGGGCGCACTCAATAGCGGCCGCGTTGAGCGCCGCATTGCGCTTGCCCGTGTTGCGCAGGGCCCAGTTGACTGCCTTCCACACGAAGTTCCGCTCATCCCAGGCCTCGCGCTCCATGATGTCCAACCAGCCGACAAAGACCTCATCCCCGGCCGTCTTGTCATGCACCGTCAGTCCCGCGATGAGTGCGAAAGCGGAGCGCTTCACGAACTCCTCCGGCCTGCCCGACCACTCCACCACTTTGCCATACGCATGCGGGGTGCGGTCGAACAGGTTACCGCAGCACTGGTCGCAGATATCCCAGGAATCGAAGTCCTCAGCCCAGCGATCCATTTGCGCAGGGGTTACCTGGGCGGGGTCATCCACCATCGAGGCCATCATGCGCGCTTCGTGGATCTCCGTGTCCCACAGGGCGAGCGCCAGTTCGTGGTCGTTGCGGTATGCCCGGGCGATCTTGCGCTGGACCGGGACCCTCACGCCCAGCGCCCGGTCAGTCCTGATGCCGAACCGCGCCATGCCCTCCAGGTCCTTCGGGTTCGCATTTGCCCGCAGTTCGCCGAGGGCCGCTTCCAGCCGTTCCGCACAGGTCATGGCGTGTCACCCCCTGGGCCGAGCACTACGATTTCCCGCAGGCGCACGATGTTGTCGGTCATGTTGGGTCGGGTAAAGAGGACCCGCATCGTCTTTGTGGTCACCGGCTCGAACTCCAGGCGAGGATTGACCTGGAGGACCCCCGGACTTGTCGCCACCGTCCGCCAGCCATCGCCTTCAGGAACCTGGATTTCGAAGCCCTGGGGGACATACTGGAGCTGGTCGCCGGAACCTTCGTGGCTGTAGAAGTACAGGCCCACTTTGGATATCGTGCGCGGTTCGGGGAAGTCCAGTTGAAGCCAGTGCTGTTCCGGTCCATCACCTGACAGCCAACGGCTCAGCTGGTCGCGGGTGATGAGGCCGTCGATGGCCCCGTGTGGAGCATAGCCACCCTTGCCGAAGTTCGAATCCGCGGATGCGATGGTTCCACTCTCCGCAGAGGCCAGGTTCGGCGGCACAAAGGTGCCATAGTCTGGAAGGCCGCCCAGTTGTTCCAGCATGGCCCGCACCCGTTCCCCGGCAAGCCGGCGTGGGGGCACTCCCTCCAGGAGGCACAGGGCCGCAGCACACCCGGCGGCTTCCCCAAGGGACATGGTGGTGCCCATGACTCGGACCGATCCGTGGGCGACGTGATCCACGCTGACTGGACGCCCGGCGACAAGCAGGTTCTCCACCTGCAACGGCACCAGGCATCCGTAAGGGATGTCATAGGGCCTGCCCGGGCGCGCGCCCGAAGCGTCGCCCGTTCCGTCGGGGGAGTGAATGTCAATGGGGTAGAAGCCTCGCGCGATGGCGTCCGGAAAAACCGCGCCGGACAAAGCCTCCTCACCCGTGAGTGTGTACTCGCCGATGATTCGTCGGCTCTCTCTCACACCGATGAACTCGGCGGTGCTGGCGAGATAGCACTCTTCACACCCGGGCACGTATTCGCGGAAGAAGGGCACGAGGTCCAGCGCCTCCCGCAGGGCCTCCACGTGGGAATAGGTGAGGTCTTCCACCTTGAGCCCGTCCACTTCCGGCACGTTGATCATGTTCACATTCACCGCACCGTGGGCGCCTATGACTATGGGCTGGATCGCGGCTCCCCCGGCGAAAGTGGCCTTATAGTTGCCTTCGCTTCGGGCCTTGCGGATCATCTCGGGGATGTCCTTTACCACCGGCATCAGACGCGCGGTGTCCACATTGGCCAGCAGGAAGACCAGGGTCTGGGTCTGGGTCTCGTCATCGCGGCCGCGGCCAATCTCGAAATGGGCGCCCGACCATGCCGCGACATCCCCGTCGCCAGTGCAATCGATCACCATCTTCGCACGGATCGCCTGGGGCCCGGACTTGTTCTCCACGATGATGCCACGGCAAGCCCCATTTTCCACGATCGCGCCCACGGCGAGGCTGTAAAGCATGAGTTTCGCGCCGGATTGTCGCATCATGTCCAGGAGCACATACTTGATGACCTCGGGGTTCCAGGTTTGATCCGGGCCACCGGTTGCCTTCAGCCGGTCCACGAACTCTTTCGTGATGCCTTGGGTCAGCCCCAGGTTCATTGCGGGTGGAACCAGCCCGAGAGTGGCCATGCCGCCGAGAGAGCCGGATCGTTCCACCAGGAGGACATCGGCGCCCATTCTCGCAGCCGTCACCGCCGCCGCGACGCCGGCCAACCCGCCGCCCACCACCAGGACTTCAGGCGTGGCAATCACGGGCGCGTCCACACAGCGCCGGATGGTTTCACCCGTGGGCTCAGGCCGCACGACCTGCAGCGCTGCCTCCGTGCGCACCCGCGGGCGTTCCGGGGCAGTGCGGTTGCGCTCGTCTCCTGCCTCCCGGGCCGTTCTGATGGCCTCTGAATCGGTGCCGATCAGTCTCGGGTTGTCCACGATCACCTCCGCCGGCCGGGGGCGCGTGAGTACCGGGATTTGCAGGCCCATGCGCCGCACGTCAGACAGGTCCACCCCCGCAGCCGCTGCATTGGCCAGGGCAACCTCAACCGTGGTCCACTTTCCCGGCTCCAGTGTGGCTGGTCGGAGGTACTCCGTATCCCGGTTGCCCACCACGAGATTGATCTCCACCGCGTCAGCGCCGGGGTTGAGCAGGTCCACGGCGAGGGTCTGGTAAGGGGTCCAGTTCCGGTAGCGCAAGCCATTGCGGGCATCGCGGGCCTCCACCATGCCCACGCCGTCCGCGGAAGGGTGGAGCATAAACCGGACGCGCATGGCCCCGTCGCCTTCAGTGCGGGGCTCGCGGACCGGCTCCACCAGGGCAAGGCGTACCCGGGAGGCGAACTGGTCAGCGTCCGCCCGGGTGTCCAGGGGAGACAGGAGGGTGACCTCCTGCGCGTGTGAGATGCAGAGACAAAGCAGGGCCAGCAGTGCGAGGGAGTGCTTCACGGCGACCTCCTCAGATGGCGCAGATGCGCGGGAGGAGGTTTCGCCGCGGGGTCACGGATTGCCTTCCGGCGGAGCCGTCGGGTGCTTCATCTCGAAGGTGCCCTCATCACCGAGAACGCCGGCAAACCCTTCGCCGGTCAGCCAGTCAAGCGCCCGCTGGTCGCCCTTGAGATAGGCGTCCCAGAAAGCCACCGAGCTCTGCAGAATGATGTCGTGGTGCACGGTATCCTTTGTCCCATCGCCGCGCCTGCGGGCACCGGAGAAGACCATGTGGTCGCCATCCTGCAGGATCAGAAGGTACTGATCGGCCCGGGTGATGTTGTCATACGGCACGCGACGGGCTTCGGGCTGGGTGTCGGTGACGATGGACGAGTCTGCGGTGCCGGTCATGTGAAAACAGGGGGTGGCGATTGCGCCGTACGCTTTGGCCGGATCGCTCTTCCCCATGGGAGCGGGGCTCATGGCAATGGCGGCCTTCACTCGCGCATCGCCGAAGCTGAACTCTCGGTTGCCAGGCAGTGGGAATACCTGACCGATGGCCATGAGGGTGGTGTGCGCACCGAAGGAATGCCCGGCGAAGCCGATGCGTTCCAGATCAAGCCTCCCGTGAAGCACGGGGTCAGCGGCCTGTAGTGCCTCGAGCTGGTCCAGCGCGAACTTGATGTCGAAGCCGCGTTGTATGGTGTTCTGCCCATTCGCAGCGGCTTTCATGCTCGCCATCGGGTCTGCCTGTCCACGCCACGCGGCGTCGTCACTGCCCGGATGCTGAATGTGGACGCACAGGTAACCCCAGCTCGCCCAGTGTCGGCCCAGGTACTCGTAGCCGCTGCGAGTTCCCCCGAGACCGTGGGAGAAGACGATCAGCGGAAGCGGGCCGGGCGCGCCTTCGGGGACATACAGGCGCACCGGCATGACGCGGTCGCGCGCGGTGTCGGTCCAGTCTTGCTCCATGACGCTGACGATGTACGGCCCTGGCTTCGAAGCGCAGGGAGTGGGTTCCGCGCAGGCGCAGCCGAGGCAGAATGTGAGGGCGATGAGGCCAGGCATCCAGCGGTGCATGGGTGAATACCCCTCAAAATCAAAGGCAGTTCCGGAGGATCTCACGCATACATGGACGGATCAAAGAAGATGAAGTTCAGGGCGACTGTACTCGGTGATGAGAGGG encodes the following:
- a CDS encoding PQQ-binding-like beta-propeller repeat protein, coding for MARLACDLRKAWSLNLLLLACTAAAQPEELAVRILNETGIRGGVIVHVGCGTGELTAALRAKESYIVQGLERDAAKVRAAREHIRDLGLYGPVSVDEWSGGRLPYAENLVNLIVVEATQPPEDAEMLRVLAPNGVAYIREGPTWRKLVKPWPAEIDEWTHFLHGADGNPVAEDTVVGPPKHYQWLNGPLWLRSHDTDSSVSSVVTAKGRLFYIVDEAPISLTGQHDLPDKWSLVALDAFNGMFLWRVRIEGWGWREWKDSWFTDRPDNLPVNLPWRLVAADDCVYVTLGYHAAVSQLDAVTGQVIQTYPGTEDTREILYQDGVLLLSVFEDGRLRLVAIEAKSGKHLWQSAVTYRGSSMEYFPTWRQEPETPVDPALNPATDGRRICLIDGRELVCLDFATGTELWRAQVEDKSTATTVGTVIIKDEVVLHGRRDQLIALSADTGERLWSTPKRDIGWLWFQWEDVFVIDGLVWTWGTDFGQVSFLSQGKTARNNWPLMLNGYNLRTGKIEKQVATGNVYSAPHHHRCYRNKATTRYVITSRRGSEFLDLENGRHSVNNWVRGTCHLGMMPANGIYYAPPHPCVCYIEEKLNGFNALAPEIPQALRPPAGQPGPWLERGPAYDWAQTAQQPAHETDWPTFRGDNMRSGTTEAKVPPDLVDAWTAEIGGKLTAPVVAADKVFVAQVDQHHVVALNARDGSRAWVFAAGARIDSPPTWHDGLLLFGSADGYLYCLRADDGALAWKLRLAPEDRRIGVFGQLESVWPLHGSVLVQQDPEGRELAYVAAGRSSHLDGGIRVLAVDIRTGQPVHERRLDGPETPFEEFKDNLNPAQGALTDIMQGDGVRVYMRGMTFGPDLQPTTGGVQRIRTHSGMLDDTYFKRAFWSFGPGVWGRIMVHDQNTLYLVRMFDSLKMLDPEVYFTPGKEGYLLQAASKHSHSQVSVANSPSLSPANKPLTVEAWVKAEGPDGAVFARGGLNWGYALYLRDGKPCFVTRVADIAYTVTAPEPVGSGWTHLAGVAREGGQLEVWVNGQCAATLPQGKLLSNAPGQASEVGADAGSGVGEYESPFAFRGLIDEVRVYHRALSPEEIAAEYADPGRERPKDPTLVLHFPFEGDAKDVSGHQNHGTSVAAEPVTGKVGRAFRFAGTSGGRWQLRAPVRVQALAKAGDTLFAAGPPDVVPADDPLAAFEGRLGGVLWALQANTGEKRAEYRLSSPPVFNGIAATPGRLYLVDRSGTVRCMQPRG
- a CDS encoding family 10 glycosylhydrolase; protein product: MNLSAAHSDAVNRRRRIFVQYDAHGQLGAPFEEWLEFRFAYFDQPGSQVDTLCWDIGAGSWAMYPSEVLPRMEHPGIRLWWDQGIDWVAELLRATHSRGLEAFWNHRVSEVDLAPTEELEPGMGLMMDQVNPVKREHPDWVIKTWWWQGLWNYACPELREYQLAILRELAGKYDFDGFQLDFARHIPCLPPGRQWELRGEVTEFVRMVRQMLQDAALQRGRPYLLATRIPETLDGCRADGFDVETWAQEGLVDILTLGSRSMNVDIEGFSRATAGCNVKLQPCFDDHHATDGYRFQSIEFLRGVFGNWWARGAHSVATFNWANASPEMCHEYIANRWGRAEFNEGQHHAQGQAYCEVGSPHTLASEDKVFAVERRGGYPWAEGYFNRNAFSPLPLQLRNDGAAAPLDVHICDPVRDVADSVEELILRTIIFGAREGDQFGARFNGVELETVTVDHDWKDPQIFSPAPQPASGGTGRYPVDPDQKLLRVDFRIPPGACNLGQNRADVYIIHRIPYCAQNIALEKLEIHLKYR
- a CDS encoding DNA alkylation repair protein: MTCAERLEAALGELRANANPKDLEGMARFGIRTDRALGVRVPVQRKIARAYRNDHELALALWDTEIHEARMMASMVDDPAQVTPAQMDRWAEDFDSWDICDQCCGNLFDRTPHAYGKVVEWSGRPEEFVKRSAFALIAGLTVHDKTAGDEVFVGWLDIMEREAWDERNFVWKAVNWALRNTGKRNAALNAAAIECARRILDQGTRSARWIARDAIRELESEAVRRRLGL
- a CDS encoding FAD-dependent oxidoreductase, coding for MKHSLALLALLCLCISHAQEVTLLSPLDTRADADQFASRVRLALVEPVREPRTEGDGAMRVRFMLHPSADGVGMVEARDARNGLRYRNWTPYQTLAVDLLNPGADAVEINLVVGNRDTEYLRPATLEPGKWTTVEVALANAAAAGVDLSDVRRMGLQIPVLTRPRPAEVIVDNPRLIGTDSEAIRTAREAGDERNRTAPERPRVRTEAALQVVRPEPTGETIRRCVDAPVIATPEVLVVGGGLAGVAAAVTAARMGADVLLVERSGSLGGMATLGLVPPAMNLGLTQGITKEFVDRLKATGGPDQTWNPEVIKYVLLDMMRQSGAKLMLYSLAVGAIVENGACRGIIVENKSGPQAIRAKMVIDCTGDGDVAAWSGAHFEIGRGRDDETQTQTLVFLLANVDTARLMPVVKDIPEMIRKARSEGNYKATFAGGAAIQPIVIGAHGAVNVNMINVPEVDGLKVEDLTYSHVEALREALDLVPFFREYVPGCEECYLASTAEFIGVRESRRIIGEYTLTGEEALSGAVFPDAIARGFYPIDIHSPDGTGDASGARPGRPYDIPYGCLVPLQVENLLVAGRPVSVDHVAHGSVRVMGTTMSLGEAAGCAAALCLLEGVPPRRLAGERVRAMLEQLGGLPDYGTFVPPNLASAESGTIASADSNFGKGGYAPHGAIDGLITRDQLSRWLSGDGPEQHWLQLDFPEPRTISKVGLYFYSHEGSGDQLQYVPQGFEIQVPEGDGWRTVATSPGVLQVNPRLEFEPVTTKTMRVLFTRPNMTDNIVRLREIVVLGPGGDTP